A portion of the Podospora pseudoanserina strain CBS 124.78 chromosome 2, whole genome shotgun sequence genome contains these proteins:
- a CDS encoding hypothetical protein (EggNog:ENOG503P2IF; COG:S): protein MAAKSFLFLWCFLTAKISLSHRIGPRQADGDVDDQVFLRRAFHSSAVLNGWVYIDGGEFSYKSGSNIVYQYSNTLLSIDLSKDWPNDTIDIQSSSKPEGVPNLRNGGIWVDEKNGVLYTGFAGTEPFFGDGALCSQGLWSFVPNGSGGGDWRNLNDTADPGFVNLPRPYKGQTSSGDGRGFFLGGVISNETGQETTLSNLDTYDFATNKLTNQTVSGAFTRGLERYGGLIYVPNFGNRGILINVGGEQGGRGRVETDELISFRRVQVYDPESQTWFEQKTSGNTPQPRKQFCIAGLASNNHTYEVLVYAGWEGQYGSSSLSYDSAFVLTLPGFHWVKADYPSHNPRHGLTCNPVGGSQVLIIGGVDTTQQADSSGAQQQRQQRNGSSDNISDYISAFSTPDPFHRGLAIFDMHAMGWNTSYTANPAVYAPAPEVQDYYNTRGLKPEAGFASPELEHIFSIARFDNNPDESPASYGRGSNTAAIAGGVVGGVVVLAAVFGLFLFFRRRHKKESLPSTVVGQSISSHTAYDKPPTLSSLHWQELAVVGNEQPHPELPVEGHEQPHPELPVTGHERPRIELPPEVKPEKQQEAVPAPPAEPEPVELHGDSLVLSELSPRSQDIMKNFKFPTEHIQKPLSRTKSL from the exons ATGGCGGCGAAATCTTTTCTGTTCCTGTGGTGTTTTCTAACTGCCAAGATCTCACTAAGCCATCGGATTGGTCCTCGACAAGCAGATGGCGATGTTGACGACCAAGTGTTTTTGAGGAGAGCATTCCATTCCT CGGCCGTGTTGAACGGATGGGTGTACATCGACGGAGGCGAGTTCTCCTACAAGAGCGGAAGCAACATTGTCTACCAGTACT CAAATACATTGCTATCCATTGATCTTTCGAAGGACTGGCCCAATGATACGATCGACATACAATCGTCTTCCAAGCCGGAAGGTGTCCCGAACTTGCGAAACGGTGGCATCTGGGTCGACGAGAAGAATGGAGTTCTATACACGGGGTTTGCCGGGACAGAGCCCttctttggtgatggagcGCTCTGCTCACAGGGTCTGTGGTCATTCGTTCCAAATGGATCAGGCGGGGGTGACTGGAGAAATTTGAACGATACTGCCGACCCCGGTTTCGTGAACCTCCCACGGCCCTACAAAGGACAAACAAGCAGTGGCGATGGCCGGGGCTTCTTTCTCGGCG GCGTCATCAGCAATGAGACGGGCCAGGAGACcaccctcagcaacctcgaCACCTACGATTTTGCCACCAACAAACTCACAAATCAGACGGTGTCTGGCGCGTTTACTCGGGGATTGGAACGGTATGGAGGCCTGATCTACGTGCCCAACTTTGGAAATCGCGGAATCTTGATCAATGTAGGCGGTGAGCaaggtggacgaggacgagtcGAGACCGACGAGTTGATATCTTTTCGGCGAGTCCAGGTATACGACCCAGAGAGTCAGACATGGTTTGAACAAAAGACGAGCGGCAAtactcctcaacctcgtaAGCAATTCTGCATTGCCGGCCTGGCATCCAACAATCATACTTATGAGGTGCTGGTCTACGCGGGCTGGGAAGGGCAATATgggtcgtcgtcgctgtccTATGACAGTGCCTTTGTGCTTACACTTCCTGGATTTCATTGGGTCAAAGCAGACTATCCGTCACATAACCCACGACACGGCCTGACCTGCAACCCTGTTGGCGGAAGTCAAGTCTTGATTatcggtggtgttgacacaacacaacaagcTGACAGCTCAGGcgcacaacaacaacgccagcAGCGGAACGGTTCCTCAGATAACATATCCGATTACATTAGTGCTTTCAGCACCCCTGATCCTTTCCACCGAGGATTGGCGATATTTGACATGCATGCCATGGGTTGGAACACCTCGTATACAGCGAATCCTGCCGTTTATGCGCCCGCTCCAGAAGTTCAGGATTATTACAATACCAG GGGCCTCAAGCCAGAAGCAGGCTTCGCCTCACCGGAACTCGAACACATATTCTCCATCGCCCGTTTTGACAACAACCCAGACGAGAGCCCAGCCAGCTACGGGCGCGGAAGTAATACAGCTGCCATTGCGGGAGGGGTAGTCGGAGGCGTTGTTGTACTAGCCGCAGTATTCGGTTTATTTCTGTTCTTCAGGCGCAGACACAAGAAAGAGTCACTGCCATCCACGGTTGTGGGTCAATCTATCAGTTCTCACACGGCCTACGACAAGCCCCCGACGTTGTCGTCACTGCATTGGCAGGAGCTGGCAGTGGTTGGTAATGAGCAGCCACATCCTGAGTTGCCAGTGGAGGGTCATGAACAGCCCCATCCAGAACTACCTGTGACTGGACACGAGAGGCCCCGGATTGAGCTACCACCGGAGGTGAAACCtgagaagcagcaggaggcggttccagcaccaccagcagagCCGGAACCTGTGGAATTGCATGGGGACAGTCTGGTCCTGAGCGAGCTGTCTCCTAGGTCGCAGGACATCATGAAGAACTTCAAGTTCCCGACTGAGCATATCCAGAAGCCACTTTCTCGGACAAAGAGTTTGTGA
- a CDS encoding hypothetical protein (COG:L; EggNog:ENOG503NYUB), which produces MPADLDFPVIFLLPSHLGSEELQELVEQIPTLTYDINEAEVILGKISRKERALFELRKRKLVTEEVEKDERTPPASPPRKRIRLSATPALGSSDLDSDTCSEGEIQRRLVGPVSVPKVEPTVKVAKLSWFTDSLSAGEVLPLDDKYAIYRGRKAMQPPPAPASVQTIPTKSTSNLLTRAHEDSHPRTPPSSQKRYSSQGSSQKPGSTYASHPVTKTPKRPALLRQTTSEHDLDTHLPPIPPCLHTTYSCQRSTPANPPNQDFISLLLQIRLARTLTGDKIGVRAYSSAIATVAAYPFPFQTQNEVARLPGCGQKIALLYQEYKTSGTLKEVEEYESDPKLQVLKLFYDIWGVAETTAREFYDKGWRDIDDVIEYGWDGLTRVQQIGVKYYDEFLLKIPRREVEEIGGVILKEANKIAEGFGMVIVGGYRRGKKESGDVDVVLSHRDEEATRGFVERIVVGLERRGYITHTLLLSTANTERGQEPVAWKGDSRVAGSGFDTLDKALVVWQDPNYEGGGRNTNPHRRVDIIISPWKTAGCAVMGWTSGTTFQRDLRRYCKKEKGLKFDSSGVRSRKDGAWVDLESDPVTGEPAPDMLTAERRVFTGVGLEWREPEERCTN; this is translated from the coding sequence ATGCCAGCAGACCTTGATTTTCCCGTTATTTTCCTCCTACCTAGTCATCTAGGATCCGAAGAGCTTCAAGAACTCGTAGAGCAAATACCTACTCTGACTTACGACATCAACGAGGCAGAGGTCATTCTCGGAAAGATTTCTCGCAAAGAGCGCGCGCTGTTTGAGCTGAGAAAGCGCAAGCTTGTCACTGAAGAAGTGGAAAAAGATGAACGCACACCTCCAGCCTCACCTCCTCGGAAGCGAATCCGACTGTCAGCGACTCCGGCCCTTGGGAGTTCAGATCTCGACTCTGACACCTGCTCAGAAGGGGAGATCCAACGCCGTCTTGTAGGACCAGTTTCCGTTCCCAAAGTCGAACCGACCGTCAAAGTTGCCAAGTTATCTTGGTTCACCGACTCCCTTTCCGCCGGCGAGGTCCTCCCTCTAGACGACAAATATGCCATCTACCGCGGCCGCAAAGCCATGCAGCCACCCcctgctccagcttcagTCCAAACCATACCTACTAaatccacctccaacctcttgacGCGAGCGCATGAAGACTCCCACCCGCGTacacctccttcctctcaaAAGCGATACTCCTCCCAGGGTTCCTCCCAAAAACCAGGCTCAACCTACGCCTCCCACCCAGtcaccaaaacccccaaacgccCTGCCTTATTAAGGCAGACAACCTCTGAACACGACCTAGAcacccatctcccccccatccccccttgCCTGCACACAACCTACTCGTGTCAACGCTCCACCCCagccaaccccccaaaccaagacttcatctccctcctcctccaaatccgcCTCGCGCGCACCCTGACTGGGGATAAAATCGGCGTCCGCGCCTACAGCTCTGCCATAGCAACAGTAGCAGCGTACCCTTTTCCCTTCCAGACCCAAAACGAAGTCGCCCGGCTCCCCGGCTGCGGCCAAAAGATCGCGTTGCTATACCAAGAGTACAAAACCAGCGGGACACTCAAAGAAGTGGAGGAGTACGAGTCCGACCCCAAGCTTCAGGTTCTAAAGTTGTTTTATGATATCTGGGGCGTGGCAGAGACGACAGCAAGGGAGTTTTACGacaaggggtggagggacATTGACGATGTGATCGAGTATGGGTGGGATGGGTTGACAAGGGTGCAGCAGATTGGTGTGAAGTATTATGACGAGTTCTTGCTCAAGATACCGaggagagaggtggaggagattggggggGTTATACTGAAGGAGGCGAATAAGATTGCGGAGGGGTTTGGAATGGTTATTGTTGGGGGGTacaggagggggaagaaggagtcGGGGGATGTGGATGTTGTGCTTTCGCATcgggatgaggaggccacgagggggtttgtggagaggattgttgttgggttggagaggagggggtatATCACTCAtacgctgctgctgagcacGGCAAATACGGAACGGGGACAGGAACCGGTTGCTTGGAAGGGGGACTCGAGGGTGGCGGGGAGCGGGTTTGATACTTTGGATAAGGCGCTGGTTGTGTGGCAGGATCCGAATtatgaggggggggggaggaataCCAATCCGCATAGGAGGGTGGATATCATTATTAGTCCTTGGAAAACGGCTGGGTGTGCGGTTATGGGGTGGACGTCGGGGACGACGTTTCAgagggatttgaggaggtATTgtaagaaggagaaggggttgaagtTTGATAGCTCTGGGGTGAGGAGCAGGAAGGATGGGGCTTGGGTTGATCTGGAGAGTGATCCTGTTACGGGGGAGCCGGCGCCGGATATGTTgacggcggagaggagggtgtttACGGGGGTTGGGCTGGAGTGGAGGGAGCCGGAGGAGAGGTGCACGAATTGA
- a CDS encoding hypothetical protein (COG:I; EggNog:ENOG503P5M6), with protein sequence MAPITLTLPSDYGYVLLAASSTFFINTLHAVLTSKARKASGIKYPVSYASNDLAEKDRKAYLFNCAQRAHNNFTENLTPFLGSLLISGLQYPKFAGALGGLWAFARVLFALGYTSKGPEGRMIGSLIGSLTDFVLKFTAAYTAVGFALQW encoded by the exons ATggcccccatcaccctcaccctcccctccgacTACGGCTacgtcctcctcgccgcctcctccaccttcttcatcaacaccctccatgCCGTCCTCACCTCCAAAGCCCGCAAGGCCTCGGGCATCAAGTACCCCGTCTCCTACGCCTCCAACGACCTCGCCGAAAAGGACCGCAAGGCCTACCTCTTCAACTGCGCCCAGCGCGCCCACAACAACTTCACCGAgaacctcacccccttcctcggctccctcctcatctctGGGCTCCAGTACCCCAAGTTTGCCGGCGCCCTCGGCGGCCTCTGGGCTTTTGCCAGGGTGTTGTTTGCTTTGGGGTATACCAGCAAAGGACcagaggggaggatgat TGGTTCTCTCATCGGCTCCCTCACCGACTTTGTCCTCAAGTTCACTGCTGCTTATACTGCCGTTGGCTTTGCCCTTCAGTGGTGA
- a CDS encoding hypothetical protein (BUSCO:EOG09260JDM; COG:S; EggNog:ENOG503NVQH), whose product MLHLARQARQTLKLPFVCSACRTLLAQSPAPRRYLPVAINHLGATRWYTDSTTPPPPPPPSAPATTTEDATPPSSDPPAENNENPEETSNKRKPKNKPKSAKEKDATDLSTSTDAAGTEGDQDMLRDAVKKVLKEGVLKKRKGSKTKHLGKKSKPAAAKKKKTADSAAAAAGEDRGDKPKKKKAKKEEDEAKPDLDIKEIDPRYLRLKPIELRQPPVPTLAYGLDRVLFNPGVSYLQDPRSKVYNHDPYLSQIMPTHEFDFGALKEYITSSRDKTLIGVAAKKKKKYSGSTSSMTATLAHFHFLLSSWRPINTAMLSKQFDPEQSSEDFNRILRSPAAIFLHHKDGTYAIDADKEFDSGNILAMLGKSMEKFLTMPKEEFEKYRKSKSDQLTDEEKNGPESYHYTTMGDFMMRSQLDAFDPRLPGTGMFDLKTRAVVTIRMDPEGYEKGQGYEIRGRFGTWESYEREYFDMIRSAFLKYSLQVRMGRMDGIFVAYHNTERIFGFQYIPLQEMDVSLHEAADTTIGDQEFKLSVHLLNQVLDKVTAKFPGQTLRIHFETVKHATTPPYMCIFARPVTQERIDEIQKSAQERIQKFERVLRGLDHEAEEQVEGQEEVEDQENDEGLVDDTRPEEDEGEVESAAERTEEDDDTREDVWDDVMLKVEHSLENEEHGATSIRESIQDALQQSGLLKNTTQEEAEHYVQALFEVLTSEANNEAPESELAEEGEETELDVVEESEAAEETATAEPAVVENEAVEVSTEVESAEEGQEIGSQTSPEKLNLKDLILRLASRLQEESGETPSPTEEGEVTGEEDEDAAKLAQFENIMSELLVKTRNFRSIDEAEASEEDQAEATTRTAATDEPSEELVEELAALSEEEIDPPIDSEFTEPIYGLILTTKNKIDGKYVDRPTVTVKNTKWTVEYTIEEMTDDRAMNLYKRARARRKKYLMGPENRKKEWYRMFGGQLPKKTGAGRFYRKMEDRIAKERPVFVYGHETPYTYNSVFPNIAQGNMVPYKTWFPTDDELKEWSKSTDKMAWLERYRAAHFAKGKKATPLGIPRGPPRGPPKGRKKTWR is encoded by the coding sequence ATGTTGCATTTGGCGAGACAGGCTCGACAGACACTAAAATTACCATTTGTATGCTCGGCATGTCGAACCCTCCTTGCCCAGAGCCCTGCGCCCCGGAGGTATTTGCCAGTAGCCATCAACCATCTTGGTGCAACTCGATGGTATACTGAttcgacaacaccaccaccaccaccaccaccatcggcgCCAGCAACCACTACTGAAGATGCtactcctccatcatccgaTCCGCCAGCCGAGAATAACGAAAACCCCGAGGAAACCTCAAATAAACGgaaaccaaaaaacaaacccaaatctgccaaggagaaggatgcgACAGACCTCTCAACATCGACCGATGCCGCCGGAACCGAAGGTGATCAGGATATGCTCAGAGATGCCGTGAAAAAGGTTTTGAAGGAGGGTGTTCTCAAAAAACGAAAGGgttccaaaacaaaacatctCGGCAAGAAGAGCAAACCGGCGGctgccaaaaagaagaagaccgcGGACTCGGCCGCAGCGGCCGCAGGAGAAGATCGAGGAgacaagcccaagaagaaaaaggccaagaaggaggaggacgaagcgAAGCCGGATTTGGATATCAAAGAAATCGACCCGAGATATCTCAGGCTCAAGCCCATTGAACTGCGCCAACCTCCGGTACCTACACTAGCATACGGCCTCGATCGCGTACTGTTTAACCCCGGAGTCTCCTATCTTCAGGACCCCCGATCCAAAGTCTACAACCATGACCCCTATCTGTCTCAAATCATGCCCACCCACGAGTTCGACTTCGGTGCGCTCAAGGAGTACATCACATCGTCCAGGGACAAGACACTTATTGGTGTggcagccaagaagaagaagaagtactCTGGATCGACTTCGAGTATGACGGCGACACTTGCACATTTCCATTTCCTTCTGTCTTCCTGGCGTCCGATCAATACAGCCATGTTGTCCAAGCAGTTCGACCCGGAGCAAAGCAGCGAGGACTTCAACAGAATCTTGAGAAGCCCAGCGGCTATTTTCCTGCACCACAAGGACGGAACATATGCTATTGATGCTGACAAGGAGTTTGACTCGGGCAATATTTTGGCCATGCTGGGGAAGTCGATGGAAAAGTTCCTGACCATGcccaaggaggagtttgagaagtACCGCAAGTCAAAGTCTGATCAGCtcaccgacgaggagaagaatgGCCCAGAATCTTACCATTACACAACGATGGGTGATTTCATGATGCGGTCACAGCTCGACGCTTTCGATCCGCGACTTCCCGGGACGGGCATGTTTGATCTCAAGACCAGAGCCGTTGTCACGATCCGCATGGATCCAGAAGGATACGAAAAGGGCCAAGGCTACGAGATTCGCGGCCGGTTTGGGACCTGGGAGTCGTATGAACGTGAATACTTTGACATGATCCGATCAGCCTTCTTGAAATACTCTCTCCAGGTGCGCATGGGCCGCATGGACGGTATTTTTGTGGCCTATCACAACACTGAGCGCATCTTTGGCTTCCAGTATATCCCTCTTCAGGAAATGGATGTCTCTCTTCACGAGGCAGCGGACACCACCATCGGAGACCAAGAGTTCAAGCTGAGCGTCCATCTGCTCAACCAGGTCCTCGACAAGGTGACTGCAAAGTTCCCGGGGCAAACGTTGCGTATTCACTTCGAGACAGTCAAGCACGCGACCACGCCTCCTTACATGTGTATTTTTGCTCGCCCGGTTACGCAGGAACGGATTGATGAAATTCAGAAGTCTGCCCAGGAGCGCATTCAGAAATTCGAACGGGTTCTCAGGGGTCTGGACCATGAAGCCGAGGAGCAGGTTGAGGGtcaagaggaggttgaggatcaAGAGAACGACGAGGGCTTGGTTGACGATACCCGAccggaggaagatgaagggGAAGTGGAATCAGCTGCTGAGCGGACtgaggaagacgacgacaCCCGTGAAGATGTCTGGGATGATGTCATGCTCAAGGTTGAGCACTCGCTTGAGAACGAAGAACACGGTGCCACTTCCATTCGGGAATCCATCCAGGACGCCCTGCAGCAGAGCGGCCTTTTGAAGAACACCACCCAAGAGGAGGCTGAGCATTATGTCCAGGCTTTGTTTGAGGTGCTCACAAGCGAGGCCAACAACGAAGCGCCTGAGTCGGAGCTGGctgaagagggtgaggagacCGAACTTGACGTTGTGGAAGAGTctgaggcggcggaggaaaCAGCCACCGCGGAACCTGCCGTCGTGGAGAACGAAGCCGTGGAGGTCTCGACAGAGGTTGAAtccgccgaggagggtcAAGAGATCGGAAGCCAAACCTCTCCGGAGAAGCTCAATCTGAAGGATCTCATCCTCAGGCTGGCCTCCCGGTTGCAAGAAGAGTCAGGCGagacaccctccccaacagaagagggcgaggtcacaggcgaagaagacgaagacgccGCCAAGCTCGCCCAGTTCGAAAACATCATGTCTGAATTGCTCGTCAAGACGCGCAACTTCCGCAGCATCGACGAAGCCGAGGCTTCAGAAGAAGACCAGGCCGAGGCGACCACCAGAACCGCCGCCACTGACGAGCCGTCCGAAGAGCTAGTCGAGGAGCTTGCCGCCCTCTCCGAAGAGGAGATAGACCCCCCCATCGACAGCGAGTTCACCGAGCCCATCTacggcctcatcctcacgaccaagaacaagattGACGGCAAGTACGTTGACCGGCCTACCGTCACGGTCAAGAACACAAAGTGGACGGTCGAGTACACGATTGAGGAGATGACGGATGACCGGGCGATGAACCTCTACAAGAGGGCCCGCGCTCGCCGGAAGAAGTACCTCATGGGACCCGAGAACCGCAAGAAGGAGTGGTATAGGATGTTTGGCGGGCAGCTGCCCAAAAAGACGGGCGCTGGGCGGTTTTATAGAAAGATGGAGGATAGGATTGCAAAGGAGAGGCCGGTGTTTGTGTATGGGCATGAGACGCCGTATACGTACAATTCGGTGTTTCCTAATATTGCCCAGGGGAACATGGTGCCGTATAAGACTTGGTTTCCCACGGATGATGAGTTGAAGGAGTGGAGCAAGAGCACAGACAAGATGGCTTGGTTGGAGAGGTATAGGGCGGCGCATTTTgcgaaggggaagaaggccacTCCACTGGGAATCCCTCGGGGCCCCCCTCGCGGGCCCCCGaagggaaggaagaagaCTTGGAGGTAA